From the bacterium genome, one window contains:
- a CDS encoding Xaa-Pro peptidase family protein — protein sequence MPAAKAKRNTRIPALKKLLKANEIEALYIRDLINIRYLTGFEGTYAILVVDQRKATLITDSRYGEIAQGMVTGAKVVIQPMVKIKEFFVNFFKKAGYKTIGFEGSLCVDEFDALKGHVRPSKAKLVKTCGLVQSLRAIKDEGELKLIGRAAKIADLMMARAYEMLKVGVKEVDLSREIRFGSELLGGSGESFANIVASGPNASRPHHHPLGRRFKKGDMITIDLGAIYGGYCSDMTRTPVLGKVDKKFEEIYNVCLHAQKESLKACVAGKTGGEVDAIARDIIASAGYGKYFAHGLGHSVGLEIHENPRLRTGSEEVLQPGHVVTVEPGIYIPGFGGVRIEDLVVVTKGKPKVLSRTPKELQVL from the coding sequence ATGCCCGCAGCGAAAGCCAAGAGGAACACTCGGATTCCCGCTCTCAAGAAACTTCTGAAGGCCAATGAGATCGAGGCGCTTTACATTCGCGATTTGATCAACATCCGCTACCTGACCGGATTCGAAGGCACTTATGCGATCCTGGTGGTCGATCAGCGCAAGGCGACGCTGATTACCGACTCTCGGTACGGCGAAATCGCCCAGGGCATGGTGACCGGCGCGAAGGTCGTTATTCAGCCGATGGTGAAGATCAAAGAGTTCTTCGTCAATTTCTTCAAGAAGGCCGGCTACAAGACGATCGGTTTCGAGGGCTCGCTCTGCGTGGATGAGTTCGATGCGCTGAAAGGCCACGTGCGCCCGTCGAAGGCGAAGCTGGTGAAGACGTGCGGGCTGGTGCAGTCGCTGCGCGCCATCAAGGACGAGGGAGAGCTCAAGTTGATCGGCCGCGCCGCGAAGATCGCCGATCTCATGATGGCTCGGGCCTACGAGATGCTCAAAGTCGGCGTGAAAGAAGTCGATCTGAGTCGCGAGATCCGCTTCGGCAGTGAACTGCTGGGCGGCAGCGGCGAATCCTTCGCAAACATCGTTGCCAGCGGACCAAACGCGTCCCGTCCGCATCACCATCCGCTCGGACGTCGCTTCAAGAAGGGCGACATGATCACGATCGACCTGGGAGCGATCTACGGCGGGTATTGCTCGGACATGACCCGCACGCCGGTGCTCGGCAAAGTCGACAAGAAGTTTGAGGAAATCTACAACGTCTGTCTGCACGCGCAGAAGGAATCGCTGAAGGCCTGCGTGGCTGGAAAGACCGGGGGCGAGGTGGACGCGATCGCGCGCGACATCATCGCCAGCGCCGGCTATGGGAAGTACTTCGCCCATGGCCTCGGCCATTCGGTCGGCCTGGAGATTCACGAAAATCCGCGTCTTCGCACCGGTAGCGAGGAAGTTCTGCAGCCCGGCCACGTCGTCACTGTCGAACCCGGCATTTACATTCCGGGATTCGGTGGGGTACGAATCGAAGACCTCGTTGTCGTGACCAAAGGGAAGCCGAAGGTCCTGTCGCGCACGCCGAAGGAACTGCAGGTTCTGTGA
- a CDS encoding RNA polymerase sigma factor RpoD/SigA, producing the protein MATKKRNYSEDGLQDYLRQVCDHPVLNREEEVALFQRHETGDETAREEILRCNLRFVVKIALQFKNRGLSVADLVQEGNIGLLQVIDKFDWRKGFRFSTYAAYYIRQEIQSAIHRQGSMIRLPVRKARLMGKINECTQRFLETIGREPTPKELSLDLDVPIEKIHDMLEMHHSFASLDAEPEDDGRSFSETLADENAISPSHDIEEEQTRAAVCNVLDFLNDREREVMELRYGFRNGRSYSLRKASRLVGLSQEGVRRVEHRALDKLRRPAIRQHVDGLLSA; encoded by the coding sequence CGACCAAGAAGCGCAATTACTCCGAAGATGGCCTGCAAGACTATCTCCGCCAGGTTTGCGACCACCCGGTTCTCAATCGCGAAGAGGAAGTCGCTCTCTTCCAGCGCCACGAGACCGGCGACGAGACTGCACGCGAGGAGATTCTCCGCTGCAACCTCCGCTTTGTCGTCAAGATCGCCCTCCAGTTCAAGAACCGCGGCCTGTCCGTTGCTGACCTTGTTCAGGAAGGGAATATCGGTCTCCTGCAGGTGATCGACAAGTTTGATTGGCGCAAAGGCTTTCGTTTCTCCACCTACGCCGCCTATTACATCCGCCAGGAAATCCAGTCCGCGATCCATCGCCAGGGCTCGATGATCCGCCTGCCCGTTCGCAAGGCCCGCCTGATGGGCAAGATCAACGAGTGCACGCAGCGCTTCCTGGAGACGATTGGCCGCGAGCCGACCCCCAAAGAGCTTTCCCTCGACCTCGACGTGCCCATCGAGAAGATCCATGACATGCTTGAGATGCATCACTCGTTCGCGTCGCTCGATGCCGAGCCTGAGGACGATGGGCGCTCCTTCTCCGAGACCCTGGCGGACGAGAATGCCATCTCACCGTCGCACGATATCGAGGAAGAACAGACCCGCGCAGCCGTCTGCAACGTGCTGGACTTCTTGAACGATCGCGAGCGCGAAGTCATGGAACTGCGCTACGGATTCCGCAACGGCCGCTCCTACAGCCTGCGCAAGGCGAGCCGCCTCGTTGGCCTGAGCCAGGAAGGCGTCCGCCGGGTCGAGCACCGCGCGCTGGACAAGCTGCGCCGCCCGGCTATCCGCCAACACGTGGACGGACTGCTGTCCGCATAA